One window from the genome of Mugil cephalus isolate CIBA_MC_2020 chromosome 23, CIBA_Mcephalus_1.1, whole genome shotgun sequence encodes:
- the LOC125000619 gene encoding probable G-protein coupled receptor 34 — MTTYSSASSVTSTLSAAASFNSSLSNSTSFLSTPMVSFLSATSPPPWSSAVSGRHVNCSLDNTALHVPLAIFYCFFFIFGCVGNLFALWVFLFLHSKHNSVRVLLINCAFADLVLLACLPFRVYYHVHGKWTLGSVACKVVGNLFYMNMYISILLLGLISLDRHLRLKGKGRARRGLRLRLCGHSKACTWVGCAAIWGLSFMALVPMIVTAEDKEDNDQCFQYKHRIVAQGKAYFNAVLVVLFWLVFVVLIMSYAKIACQLLKASRDKPDLPNAHRYERTAKKSFFVLFLFTICFGPYHTFRPIYIYTQLTETVSCEFRHVVDHTNEVMLLFSAFNSCLDPVMYFLLSGSVRKTAVRALGHTFAHRFPFFNEATSNSSTTEYRRPSVPFPDSALNTPSVTPRTSVCIMNSNLRRISTPNGKK; from the coding sequence ATGACCACGTACTCTTCAGCCTCTTCTGTCACATCAACTCTTTCGGCAGCCGCTTCGTTTAACTCCTCCCTTTCGAACTCGACTTCATTCCTCTCCACTCCCATGGTATCGTTTTTGTCGgccacttctcctcctccttggtcCTCTGCGGTCTCCGGACGTCATGTGAATTGTTCCCTGGATAACACCGCCCTCCATGTGCCACTAGCCATCTTCTACtgctttttcttcatcttcGGGTGTGTGGGGAACCTGTTTGCtctgtgggtttttcttttcttacattCGAAGCACAACTCGGTGCGGGTGCTCCTCATCAACTGTGCTTTTGCTGATCTGGTCCTCCTGGCGTGTCTGCCCTTCAGGGTGTATTATCACGTCCATGGGAAGTGGACGCTCGGGTCTGTGGCTTGCAAGGTGGTGGGGAATTTGTTTTACATGAACATGTATATCAGTATTTTGCTGCTGGGTCTCATCAGTCTGGACAGACACTTGAGGCTGAAGGGGAAAGGCAGAGCGCGCCGAGGCTTAAGGCTGAGGCTGTGTGGCCACAGTAAAGCCTGCACCTGGGTGGGATGTGCAGCTATTTGGGGCCTGTCGTTCATGGCCCTGGTGCCCATGATCGTCACggcagaagacaaagaggacaaCGACCAGTGCTTCCAGTACAAGCACCGGATCGTAGCCCAGGGGAAAGCGTACTTCAACGCAGTGCTGGTGGTGCTGTTCTGGCTCGTCTTCGTCGTGCTCATCATGTCCTACGCTAAGATCGCGTGCCAGCTGCTGAAGGCGTCCCGGGACAAGCCAGACCTTCCCAACGCGCACCGATACGAGCGAACCGCTAAGAAGTCCTtctttgtcctctttctgtTCACCATCTGCTTCGGACCCTACCACACCTTTCGCCCCATCTACATCTACACCCAGCTCACCGAGACGGTGTCGTGCGAGTTCCGGCACGTGGTGGACCACACCAATGAGGTGATGCTGTTATTCTCCGCGTTCAACAGCTGTTTGGACCCTGTCATGTACTTCCTGTTATCTGGATCTGTGCGCAAAACTGCCGTCAGAGCGCTAGGACACACGTTCGCCCACAGGTTTCCCTTCTTCAACGAAGCGACGTCCAACAGCTCCACGACTGAGTACAGGCGTCCGTCCGTGCCTTTCCCTGACAGCGCCCTGAACACTCCCTCCGTCACCCCCAGGACCAGCGTGTGCATCATGAACTCCAACCTGCGCCGCATTTCTACACCTAACGGCAAAAAGtga